From a region of the Actinomadura luzonensis genome:
- a CDS encoding GmrSD restriction endonuclease domain-containing protein, producing the protein MGFQTPLYELAEYLKWTTSGRIQLPDFQRGYKWEDERIRQLLVTIVRGHPLGVVMMLKTGNDQIRFKPRSVEGVALPANTEPELLLLDGQQRLTSLTQALTGSGVVHTKDSRGKLMDRRYYVHMATALLGEDRIDEAILSMPGDGVLRSNFGKDIELDLSTPELERTHGYFPVRLLFGGADTVTWLFACEDKDQASKFHAEVIQPCSTYNIPAIELDKTTSKAAVATVFEKVNTGGLPLNVFELLTATFAGDKKYFDTHGTDFRLNDDWQATQKGFAAHPVLAAVENTDFLQAVSLLATLKRAKEDTSGRPPAVSARKEDLLKLALDDYLEWVQPVRDAFAWTATFLADHHIFDVKFLPYPKQLVPLAAIKVVLGNDADLHGARTKLAQWFWCGIVGELYGSAIETRFARDIEQVPVWARGIEAAVPRTVADCTFAASRLLSLRTRNAAAYKGIYALVLAQGAKDWMYDKALDKIQYVDLAVDIHHIFPSKWCLDHDIDPSRRESIVNKTPLSAETNRAIGGVAPSAYLPKIEKRAGVSSTQLDTLVGTHLVDAAELRGDNFDVFFNKRLQKLATLIENATGKPVQNDLNEGNGTETLQLFDPEDVAVVPDLDEAEV; encoded by the coding sequence ATGGGCTTCCAGACCCCCCTCTACGAGTTGGCCGAGTACCTGAAGTGGACCACTAGCGGCCGGATCCAGCTCCCCGACTTTCAGCGCGGCTACAAATGGGAAGATGAGCGTATTCGCCAGCTCCTCGTGACGATCGTGCGCGGCCATCCGCTCGGTGTCGTCATGATGCTGAAGACGGGCAACGATCAGATCCGGTTCAAGCCCCGCTCAGTCGAAGGAGTGGCTCTTCCGGCGAATACCGAACCCGAACTGCTACTCCTCGACGGCCAGCAGCGACTCACCTCGCTTACTCAGGCTCTGACCGGCAGCGGGGTCGTCCACACCAAGGACAGCCGGGGCAAGCTCATGGATCGCCGCTACTACGTACATATGGCAACCGCGCTGCTGGGCGAAGACCGAATTGACGAGGCGATCCTTTCCATGCCGGGAGACGGGGTCCTGCGCAGCAACTTCGGCAAGGACATCGAACTCGACCTATCCACGCCTGAACTCGAACGCACGCACGGCTACTTCCCTGTCCGCCTCCTCTTCGGCGGGGCAGATACCGTTACATGGCTCTTCGCCTGCGAGGACAAGGACCAAGCAAGCAAGTTCCACGCCGAGGTCATCCAGCCCTGCTCGACCTACAACATCCCCGCCATCGAGCTGGACAAGACGACCAGCAAAGCCGCTGTCGCCACTGTGTTCGAGAAGGTAAACACCGGCGGCCTACCACTGAACGTCTTCGAGCTCCTCACCGCCACCTTCGCCGGCGACAAGAAATACTTCGACACCCACGGCACGGACTTCCGACTCAACGATGACTGGCAGGCGACCCAAAAGGGCTTCGCCGCACATCCAGTCCTGGCGGCTGTCGAGAACACCGACTTCCTCCAAGCGGTCAGTCTGCTCGCGACCCTAAAACGAGCTAAGGAGGACACCTCTGGCCGACCACCCGCCGTGTCTGCTCGGAAGGAGGACCTGCTCAAACTCGCGCTGGACGACTATCTGGAGTGGGTGCAGCCTGTCCGTGACGCTTTCGCGTGGACGGCGACCTTCCTCGCCGATCATCACATCTTCGACGTGAAGTTCCTCCCATATCCGAAGCAACTCGTCCCGCTCGCCGCAATCAAGGTTGTCCTCGGTAACGATGCCGACCTCCACGGGGCGCGTACCAAACTCGCTCAGTGGTTCTGGTGCGGCATCGTCGGCGAGCTATACGGCTCAGCCATCGAGACTCGGTTCGCCCGCGATATCGAGCAGGTCCCCGTTTGGGCACGGGGCATCGAGGCGGCGGTACCCCGGACCGTCGCGGACTGTACCTTCGCCGCTTCCCGTCTCCTGTCGCTACGGACCCGGAATGCGGCGGCATACAAGGGAATCTACGCCCTTGTCCTAGCTCAAGGGGCCAAGGATTGGATGTACGACAAGGCGCTCGACAAGATCCAGTATGTAGATCTAGCCGTCGACATTCACCACATCTTCCCGTCAAAGTGGTGCCTGGACCACGACATCGACCCGAGCCGGCGAGAGAGCATCGTCAACAAGACCCCTCTTTCCGCCGAAACCAACCGCGCGATCGGAGGCGTGGCGCCCTCTGCATACCTCCCGAAGATCGAGAAAAGGGCAGGCGTCAGCTCTACCCAACTCGACACTCTTGTCGGTACCCATCTGGTAGACGCAGCGGAGCTGCGGGGGGACAACTTCGACGTGTTCTTCAACAAGCGCTTGCAGAAGCTCGCTACCCTCATCGAGAACGCAACCGGCAAGCCTGTGCAGAACGACCTCAACGAGGGCAACGGCACTGAGACCCTGCAACTGTTCGACCCCGAAGACGTCGCCGTCGTCCCGGACCTCGATGAGGCCGAGGTTTGA
- a CDS encoding recombinase family protein produces MHQLDAHPATAPHVRCIFAQRLAGVSVAGIARMLNERGVPCPSDADRERNPHRSGHAWTLRTVAAILSNPRYTGRQVRNRQNGGVTAATACAAGTLPKSG; encoded by the coding sequence CTGCATCAGCTTGACGCCCACCCGGCCACGGCACCGCACGTACGGTGTATCTTCGCGCAGCGTCTGGCAGGTGTCAGCGTGGCGGGAATCGCCCGGATGCTGAACGAACGCGGCGTACCGTGCCCCTCGGACGCGGATCGCGAGCGTAACCCGCACAGGTCTGGGCATGCTTGGACGTTACGGACCGTTGCGGCGATCCTTAGCAATCCGCGCTATACCGGTCGCCAGGTCAGGAATCGTCAGAACGGCGGCGTCACCGCTGCAACGGCGTGCGCGGCTGGAACGCTCCCCAAGAGTGGATGA
- a CDS encoding DUF433 domain-containing protein, which produces MEKLNDVIQEVSMAIDRFTTPLYGIAEAAGYLAIPASTFTSWAFGYQRRQRDGRALRAKPVITATRAERPNEASVPFIGLAEGYALAAFRQAGVPLQRIRPAIDALQRELGLEHALASRRLFTDGAEVLYDYAEHVGDDSARELVVVRNNQRVFTEIVQSYLRRVQFAQDGYAEVITLPQYRVAEVTIDAGHAFGRPRFARGGAKIEDAIDLFRAGEPVDVVAEEYGLTRDEIEDVLRVATRTAA; this is translated from the coding sequence ATGGAGAAGCTCAACGACGTGATCCAGGAGGTGAGCATGGCCATCGACCGGTTCACCACGCCGCTGTACGGCATCGCCGAAGCCGCCGGCTACCTCGCGATCCCCGCCTCCACCTTCACCAGTTGGGCCTTTGGTTACCAACGCCGTCAGCGCGACGGTCGTGCGCTCCGCGCTAAGCCGGTCATCACCGCCACCCGGGCAGAGCGGCCGAACGAGGCGTCTGTGCCGTTCATCGGCTTGGCCGAGGGATACGCCTTGGCCGCGTTCAGGCAGGCCGGCGTACCACTGCAGCGCATCCGGCCGGCAATCGACGCATTGCAGCGGGAACTCGGTCTGGAACACGCCCTGGCCAGCCGCCGACTCTTCACCGACGGCGCCGAAGTCCTCTACGACTACGCCGAGCACGTCGGCGACGACTCGGCCCGCGAGCTGGTCGTCGTCCGCAACAACCAACGAGTCTTCACCGAGATCGTGCAGAGCTACCTGCGCCGCGTGCAGTTCGCACAAGATGGATACGCCGAAGTGATCACCCTTCCGCAATACCGTGTCGCCGAGGTCACGATAGATGCCGGCCACGCCTTCGGCCGACCTCGATTCGCCCGCGGGGGCGCCAAGATCGAGGACGCGATCGACCTGTTCCGAGCAGGAGAGCCTGTCGACGTCGTGGCGGAGGAGTACGGGCTCACCCGCGACGAGATCGAGGACGTCCTGCGTGTCGCCACCCGAACAGCCGCGTAG
- a CDS encoding ATP-dependent nuclease, with amino-acid sequence MRLLSAHITKFKSVNDSTEFTVTDDVTALVGKNESGKTAALEALYRVNPLPSGHPTDFDELRDYPRRYRARDKATISTVQPVQVTFQLEQADIDAVTKEFGPDALKSNTLVVNRHYNDNTVWYQGHRTTNALAAGRHLVAKAGLEIGRFDDITSINELIVALRADEDAEAAVQLANNLEERDLDAEIRKILHRRLPKFQYFDEYNVLPGSVSIERLQEVDEDELAPEERTALSLLRLAGVESEEFTEDSYESRKAALEAAANELTDQLFEYWTQNPDLSVELDIEFKPKPTPQAPQHTEPWLHIRIKNQRHRVTLGMSGRSKGFIWFFSFLAAFSEYTGTTRRIILLDEPGLNLHAKAQGDLLRYIEERLAPHHQVIYTTHSLFMIQPNKLERCRTVEDVDNDGTKISHDIWKARPDTVFPLLGALGVDMTQTLVIGPNQLLVEGPSDVVYLTVMSEVIRQGGGVPLDPRWTITPVGGLDKVPAFVSLLGGSDLSIAVLMDVAAGGNQRIAQLAARGLLDGNRLVYLTEITGSAEADIEDLFDVGWYLKLLADSKVGKFSKSKLNGGGRIVKQVEALHGGRFDHYQPANHLMRSPGRLLDEVDEDTRKRFQNLFNRLNALL; translated from the coding sequence ATGCGTTTGTTGTCTGCTCACATCACCAAATTCAAGAGTGTCAACGACTCCACAGAATTCACCGTTACCGACGATGTCACCGCCTTGGTCGGGAAGAACGAGTCGGGTAAGACCGCCGCACTCGAGGCGCTGTACCGCGTAAACCCCCTGCCCAGCGGACACCCCACCGATTTCGACGAGCTGCGGGACTACCCGCGCCGATACCGGGCCCGGGACAAGGCCACCATCTCGACCGTTCAGCCTGTGCAGGTGACCTTCCAGCTTGAGCAGGCTGACATCGACGCAGTAACCAAGGAGTTCGGGCCTGACGCTCTCAAGAGCAACACCCTCGTCGTCAACCGCCACTACAACGACAACACCGTGTGGTACCAGGGCCACCGAACCACCAACGCCTTGGCCGCAGGGCGCCATTTGGTCGCCAAAGCCGGGCTCGAGATCGGTCGGTTCGACGACATCACAAGCATCAACGAGTTGATCGTAGCTCTACGAGCCGACGAGGATGCTGAGGCAGCGGTCCAGCTGGCGAACAATCTGGAAGAACGCGATCTCGACGCAGAGATCAGGAAGATCCTGCACCGGCGACTGCCTAAGTTCCAGTACTTCGACGAATACAACGTCCTGCCCGGAAGCGTGTCGATCGAGCGACTGCAGGAGGTCGATGAGGACGAGCTCGCGCCCGAGGAAAGAACAGCGCTGTCGTTGCTCCGGCTGGCCGGCGTGGAGTCGGAGGAGTTCACCGAGGACTCCTATGAGAGCCGCAAGGCTGCACTGGAAGCCGCCGCAAACGAACTGACGGACCAGCTCTTCGAGTATTGGACACAGAACCCCGATCTGTCGGTGGAACTCGACATCGAGTTCAAGCCCAAGCCCACTCCACAAGCCCCGCAGCACACCGAGCCGTGGCTGCACATCCGGATCAAGAATCAGCGGCACCGTGTCACGCTTGGGATGTCCGGCCGGTCAAAGGGATTCATCTGGTTCTTCTCGTTCCTGGCGGCTTTCTCCGAATACACCGGAACCACGAGGCGGATCATCCTGCTCGACGAACCAGGGCTGAACCTGCATGCCAAGGCACAGGGCGACCTGTTGCGCTACATCGAGGAACGACTCGCCCCCCATCATCAAGTCATCTACACCACGCACTCGCTGTTCATGATCCAGCCGAACAAACTGGAACGCTGCCGCACGGTCGAGGATGTCGACAACGACGGCACCAAGATCAGCCACGACATATGGAAGGCCCGCCCGGACACGGTCTTCCCACTGCTCGGAGCTCTCGGCGTGGACATGACTCAGACGCTGGTCATCGGCCCGAATCAACTGCTGGTCGAAGGCCCTTCAGACGTGGTGTATCTGACCGTCATGAGCGAAGTGATCCGCCAGGGTGGGGGCGTCCCGCTCGACCCACGCTGGACCATCACCCCAGTCGGCGGACTCGACAAGGTGCCCGCGTTCGTGTCCCTCCTCGGCGGCAGCGACCTCAGCATCGCTGTCCTGATGGACGTTGCCGCGGGCGGGAACCAGCGCATCGCCCAGCTGGCAGCCCGCGGCCTACTCGACGGCAACCGGTTGGTCTACCTCACCGAGATCACCGGCAGCGCCGAGGCAGACATCGAAGATCTTTTCGACGTCGGTTGGTACCTGAAGCTGCTGGCCGATTCCAAGGTAGGCAAGTTCTCCAAATCGAAGCTCAACGGTGGTGGCCGCATCGTCAAGCAGGTCGAAGCCCTGCACGGTGGCCGGTTCGACCACTATCAGCCAGCCAACCACCTCATGCGGTCACCCGGCAGGCTGCTCGACGAGGTCGACGAGGACACTCGCAAGAGATTCCAGAATCTTTTTAACCGACTCAACGCTCTGCTTTGA
- a CDS encoding zinc ribbon domain-containing protein: MISTKLSHPALVSDDDFVAAQAIRAARPTQDGSPRVYLLAGLLKCGFCGRRLDSHWANGRPGYRCRHGYTSARPREAGLKFLYIREDRLLAELLAHVGGRERREPAEIVSAIRAKDLVIVCQAATRVVPALDTEELVPGDELFMG, from the coding sequence ATGATCTCGACGAAGCTGAGCCATCCGGCACTGGTCAGCGACGACGATTTCGTCGCCGCGCAGGCGATCCGGGCTGCTCGACCCACCCAGGACGGCAGCCCGCGCGTCTATCTGCTCGCCGGCCTCCTGAAGTGCGGGTTCTGCGGGCGTCGCCTGGATTCGCATTGGGCGAACGGACGTCCCGGATATCGATGCCGCCACGGCTACACCAGCGCCAGACCTCGCGAGGCCGGACTGAAGTTTCTGTACATACGTGAGGACCGACTGCTGGCGGAGCTATTGGCGCATGTCGGCGGCAGAGAGCGGAGGGAGCCGGCGGAGATCGTCTCTGCAATACGAGCCAAAGACCTGGTCATCGTCTGCCAAGCGGCGACTCGTGTCGTGCCTGCGCTCGACACAGAAGAGCTCGTCCCTGGGGACGAGCTCTTCATGGGGTAA
- a CDS encoding ATP-binding protein, whose product MRVDRLDLIAFGPFSGMVLDLSAPGIHVIAGPNEAGKSTALHALDQLFYGIDERSRYDFVHDKAALRLGALVRGAEGHALEFIRVKARKTPLRRIDGEPLDQSVLNTMLGGIDRSTFTSVFALGSGELRRGGEALASGGGDFKQALAATRSGGRLSDALRTIEERLGDLYKRRGHNPRINVLLTELKEAQSRVRAATLRPQEYLDRQQEVKDAEQALMTLTRELEQFRSERSRVERLVQAVPALNRRATLLADLMTLEAGGTIAPPEVAVRLPQLREDLRLAESKLADAQRRLDDVVGELNQLVVDDDLLAAQDSIDILYQDRKAVLAAAERLTSSSDTVKDLRDQALSTLTQVHVDATLDDTSLYKVPKSMQKRIQDLHDQRTAIEAALTRDRKAVDQRRRSLETVEKRLSKLARLEETKPLHAALNAVPHDLLTRLATADEDVRRLDGTIERLLLELRIPAQQVDGMAVPTRTEIDEHVEARKDLKREGRELAKQRKALITGLEEKRLNLATLLSGDPPPTEAELGEARSVRHELWLVIRDGQHDRAGDFELAIERADHLADRMRRDASRIADRYRLELEIGNDEKALIALDEEQASQDDRADHLDAEWDRLWERFPCPGPAPKSGAAMSILDSVDRLQGSLGELGDARARLSSLREQAALHITRLRDILRSPEEVPSLGAENALAELPELREVAEQRLAQQDELARTHDTCEAQLLAAREELAAAEAEVTEHERNLAGWETTWHKLLEQAKLPTGRDTATALTDLERLGQVATWVSEAAKNERDSEKAATTLEQFHSLLATTAAACGRAMPADEIERHQFVGILYREAEKNRSAAERRVVLLSDQADLSATARDLEEALRDLRTELAQLCERAGVDDIDALREAVRRSESHTRLKGALAEVTAALPADAETLVAEIPETDEDLLKARLLTLTERVIDLDDQRTHQSQLLGEKKTEFARFDGSSAATRAAASVETTAAALLEESEEYLRLQVARNIILTCMEEYRQAQQDPVLARASDLFGHLTLGGYGGLELDEDGDSPIVLARRGAERLPADRLSEGTRDQLYLALRLASLERYAEEDRTLPFVVDDIFMTFDDQRTRAALGVLDEMSDRFQTIVFTHHNHLAELAQTELPSGRVHVHRLPRFASAQEESSPPAVSPDVN is encoded by the coding sequence ATGAGAGTCGACCGGCTGGACCTGATCGCGTTCGGCCCCTTCAGCGGGATGGTGCTGGATCTGTCGGCACCTGGCATCCACGTGATCGCCGGACCGAACGAGGCCGGCAAGTCGACCGCGTTGCACGCGCTCGACCAGCTCTTCTACGGGATCGATGAACGATCGCGCTACGACTTCGTCCATGACAAGGCCGCGCTACGGCTCGGCGCGCTGGTGCGAGGCGCAGAGGGCCACGCGTTGGAGTTCATCAGAGTCAAGGCGCGCAAGACGCCGCTCCGCCGCATCGACGGAGAGCCGCTGGACCAGTCGGTGCTGAACACCATGCTGGGAGGCATCGATCGGTCGACCTTCACGTCAGTGTTCGCCCTGGGTAGTGGCGAACTGCGGCGGGGAGGCGAGGCGCTGGCCAGCGGAGGCGGAGACTTCAAACAGGCACTGGCCGCCACTCGGTCGGGAGGCCGCCTGTCCGACGCGCTGCGTACGATCGAGGAACGTCTGGGCGATCTGTACAAGCGGCGGGGCCATAACCCCCGGATCAACGTGCTCCTCACCGAGTTGAAGGAGGCGCAGAGCCGCGTCCGTGCGGCGACGCTCCGCCCGCAGGAGTACCTCGACAGGCAGCAGGAGGTCAAGGACGCCGAGCAGGCCCTCATGACGCTCACCAGGGAACTGGAGCAGTTCAGGAGCGAGCGATCCCGTGTGGAGCGGCTTGTCCAGGCGGTCCCAGCACTCAACCGACGAGCCACCCTGCTGGCCGACCTCATGACTCTGGAAGCCGGCGGGACGATCGCCCCGCCGGAGGTCGCCGTACGCCTTCCCCAGTTGCGAGAGGACCTGCGGCTGGCGGAGAGCAAGCTGGCTGACGCGCAGCGGCGCCTCGACGACGTCGTGGGCGAGCTGAACCAACTGGTGGTCGACGACGACCTCCTCGCAGCGCAAGATTCCATCGACATCCTCTACCAGGACCGCAAGGCGGTTCTGGCTGCAGCCGAACGGCTCACGAGCTCCTCCGACACTGTCAAAGACCTCCGCGACCAGGCGCTCTCCACCCTCACCCAGGTCCATGTGGACGCGACGCTGGACGACACCAGCCTCTACAAGGTGCCCAAGTCGATGCAGAAGCGCATCCAGGACCTGCACGACCAGCGCACCGCCATCGAAGCGGCTCTGACGCGAGATCGTAAGGCGGTGGACCAGCGCCGGCGTAGCCTGGAGACGGTGGAGAAGCGGCTCAGCAAGCTCGCCAGGCTCGAGGAAACGAAGCCTCTCCACGCCGCGCTCAACGCCGTCCCCCACGACCTGCTCACCCGCCTGGCCACTGCCGACGAAGACGTCCGACGCCTGGACGGCACCATAGAGCGGCTCCTACTGGAGCTGCGGATCCCGGCACAGCAGGTCGACGGGATGGCCGTGCCCACCCGGACCGAGATCGACGAGCACGTCGAGGCCCGCAAGGACTTGAAGCGGGAGGGACGCGAGCTGGCCAAGCAGCGGAAGGCGCTGATCACCGGCCTGGAGGAAAAGCGTCTCAACCTGGCAACCCTGCTGAGCGGTGACCCGCCCCCCACGGAGGCAGAGCTCGGGGAGGCCAGGAGCGTCCGGCACGAGCTCTGGCTCGTGATCCGCGACGGGCAGCACGACCGGGCTGGGGATTTCGAGCTGGCCATCGAGCGCGCCGATCATCTCGCCGACCGGATGCGCCGAGACGCGTCTCGCATCGCCGACCGCTACCGGTTGGAGCTCGAGATCGGCAATGACGAGAAGGCGCTCATCGCGCTTGACGAGGAGCAGGCTTCCCAGGACGACCGGGCTGACCACTTGGACGCGGAGTGGGACCGCCTGTGGGAAAGGTTCCCTTGCCCTGGCCCTGCCCCCAAGTCCGGCGCTGCCATGTCCATATTGGACAGTGTCGACAGACTCCAAGGGAGCCTCGGGGAGCTGGGTGACGCCCGAGCCCGTCTCTCCTCCTTGCGGGAGCAGGCCGCCCTGCACATCACACGGCTCCGTGACATCCTGCGATCGCCGGAAGAAGTTCCGTCCCTGGGCGCTGAGAATGCCTTGGCAGAGCTTCCAGAACTGCGCGAGGTTGCCGAGCAGCGGCTGGCCCAGCAGGACGAGCTGGCACGTACGCACGATACATGTGAAGCTCAGCTTCTTGCGGCGCGCGAGGAGCTGGCTGCCGCTGAAGCCGAAGTCACCGAACACGAACGGAACCTGGCCGGCTGGGAGACCACCTGGCACAAGCTGCTCGAACAGGCGAAACTACCCACAGGTCGGGACACTGCCACCGCCCTCACCGATCTGGAGCGGCTCGGGCAAGTCGCCACATGGGTGTCGGAGGCGGCCAAGAACGAGCGTGACTCCGAGAAGGCCGCCACCACACTTGAGCAGTTCCACTCACTGCTGGCCACCACCGCCGCCGCCTGCGGTCGTGCGATGCCAGCTGACGAGATCGAACGCCACCAGTTTGTCGGGATTCTTTACCGGGAGGCCGAGAAGAACCGTTCCGCTGCGGAGCGGCGAGTCGTTCTTCTCAGCGATCAGGCCGACCTGAGTGCAACGGCCCGTGACCTTGAAGAGGCTCTTCGGGACCTGCGTACCGAACTCGCGCAGCTCTGCGAAAGGGCAGGGGTGGACGATATCGACGCCCTGAGGGAAGCCGTACGGCGGAGTGAGTCCCACACGAGGCTCAAGGGGGCACTCGCGGAGGTCACGGCGGCGCTTCCCGCCGACGCGGAAACGCTCGTGGCGGAGATTCCCGAGACCGACGAGGACCTGCTCAAGGCTCGGCTTCTCACCCTCACCGAACGCGTCATCGACCTCGATGACCAACGGACCCACCAGTCACAACTTCTCGGCGAGAAGAAGACGGAGTTCGCCCGCTTCGATGGTTCCTCCGCCGCCACACGGGCAGCCGCGAGTGTGGAGACCACCGCGGCCGCGCTTCTGGAGGAAAGTGAGGAGTACCTTCGCCTGCAGGTTGCGCGGAACATCATCTTGACCTGCATGGAAGAGTATCGGCAGGCGCAGCAGGACCCGGTGCTTGCGCGGGCGAGCGACCTGTTCGGGCATCTGACGCTCGGCGGCTACGGTGGGCTGGAGCTCGACGAGGACGGGGATTCACCGATTGTGCTGGCGCGGCGCGGCGCCGAGCGGCTGCCCGCCGACCGGCTCAGCGAGGGCACCCGCGACCAGCTCTACCTGGCGCTGCGGCTCGCGTCCTTGGAGCGCTACGCCGAGGAGGATCGCACACTTCCGTTCGTCGTCGACGACATCTTTATGACCTTCGACGACCAGCGAACCCGTGCTGCGTTGGGAGTGTTAGACGAGATGTCCGACCGGTTCCAGACGATCGTCTTCACCCACCACAACCACCTGGCCGAGCTCGCCCAGACAGAACTTCCCAGCGGCCGCGTACACGTGCACCGGCTACCACGGTTCGCGTCCGCCCAGGAGGAGAGTTCCCCTCCAGCCGTAAGCCCCGATGTGAACTGA